From Rhizobium favelukesii, the proteins below share one genomic window:
- a CDS encoding propionyl-CoA synthetase codes for MHGNYRQTYARWKSDPEAFWREAAAEISWFKQPERTFSPEDGPYGRWFLGGETNTCFNCLDRHVRAGRGDDTAFIYDSPVSGAKAAFSYGEVLAEVSAIAATLRQRGIAKGDRVIIYMPMVPQAIFSMLACARIGAVHSVVFGGFAANELAARIDDSGAKLILTASCGLEPGRVVPYKPLVDQAISIAKSKPAHCLVLQRPQLAAELIDGRDEDFETAVARNRGVTIECTPVSAMDELYILYTSGTTGQPKGVVRDNGGHMVALAWSMANIFGVKQGEVFWAASDIGWVVGHSYVVYAPLLVGATSVIFEGKPVGTPDAGVFWRIASEHDVRVLFTAPTAFRAIRREDSDGIHIKAYAMPNFRALFLAGERADPETLKWAERMLDVPVIDHWWQTETGWPMVANPLGLEVLPVKHGSPSVAMPGYAIRVLDDAGHSVASGTLGNIVVKLPLPPGCLPTLWNADERFRSAYLAEFPGYYKTADAGYIDEDGYLFIMSRTDDIINCAGHRLSTGAMEEACATHPDVAECAVVGIVDPLKGQVPCGFLVLKKNVSRETSAIESEVVTLIRDAIGPVAAFKTAIIVDRLPKTRSGKILRGTIQKIADGVPWKMPATIDDPTILEEIAEALRKRGFGSLPM; via the coding sequence ATGCACGGAAACTATCGCCAGACCTATGCCAGATGGAAAAGCGATCCAGAGGCATTCTGGCGCGAGGCGGCGGCGGAAATCAGCTGGTTCAAACAACCGGAGCGGACTTTCTCACCAGAGGATGGCCCATACGGCCGTTGGTTCCTTGGGGGCGAAACCAACACCTGCTTCAATTGCCTTGACCGCCATGTCCGGGCCGGCCGCGGCGACGATACCGCATTTATCTACGATAGCCCGGTTAGCGGTGCGAAGGCTGCATTTAGCTATGGCGAAGTCCTTGCCGAAGTGAGCGCCATTGCAGCGACGCTGCGACAACGTGGGATCGCGAAGGGCGACCGCGTCATCATTTATATGCCAATGGTGCCGCAAGCCATCTTTTCAATGCTTGCCTGCGCCCGTATCGGCGCGGTTCATTCCGTGGTGTTCGGCGGCTTTGCGGCAAACGAGCTCGCCGCACGCATCGACGATTCGGGAGCGAAACTGATCCTCACGGCAAGTTGCGGGCTCGAACCGGGACGTGTCGTTCCATACAAGCCGCTGGTCGATCAGGCGATTTCAATCGCCAAGTCGAAGCCTGCCCATTGTCTTGTGTTGCAGAGGCCGCAGCTTGCGGCTGAGCTGATCGATGGTCGCGACGAGGATTTCGAAACTGCCGTTGCGAGAAATCGCGGCGTTACTATTGAATGCACCCCCGTCAGTGCAATGGACGAACTCTATATTCTCTACACATCCGGGACGACGGGTCAGCCGAAAGGCGTCGTGCGCGACAATGGCGGTCACATGGTCGCCCTCGCCTGGTCAATGGCCAACATCTTCGGCGTCAAGCAAGGTGAAGTGTTCTGGGCAGCTTCCGATATAGGTTGGGTCGTCGGCCATTCCTACGTCGTCTATGCACCGCTTTTAGTAGGCGCTACCAGCGTGATTTTTGAGGGAAAGCCGGTTGGCACGCCGGATGCCGGCGTCTTCTGGCGCATCGCCTCAGAGCACGATGTCCGCGTTCTTTTCACCGCACCCACTGCTTTCCGCGCCATTCGCCGCGAAGACAGCGATGGTATTCACATCAAGGCCTATGCGATGCCGAATTTCCGTGCCCTGTTCCTGGCGGGAGAGCGTGCGGATCCGGAGACACTGAAATGGGCCGAGCGAATGCTAGACGTTCCGGTGATCGATCATTGGTGGCAAACGGAAACCGGATGGCCGATGGTGGCGAACCCGCTCGGTCTTGAGGTCTTGCCGGTGAAGCATGGCTCACCATCGGTGGCCATGCCCGGTTATGCTATCCGCGTGCTTGATGATGCCGGCCACTCCGTTGCGTCGGGGACGCTTGGGAATATCGTTGTCAAGCTTCCCCTGCCCCCCGGTTGCCTCCCCACGTTGTGGAATGCTGATGAGCGTTTCCGTTCGGCCTATCTGGCAGAGTTTCCTGGCTACTACAAAACTGCTGACGCCGGCTATATCGACGAAGATGGCTATCTCTTCATCATGTCGCGCACCGACGACATCATCAACTGCGCTGGTCATCGACTGTCGACGGGGGCAATGGAGGAGGCTTGCGCTACGCATCCAGATGTTGCCGAATGCGCGGTTGTCGGAATTGTTGATCCGCTGAAGGGCCAGGTACCTTGTGGCTTTCTCGTCCTGAAGAAAAATGTTTCACGGGAAACATCGGCGATCGAATCGGAAGTCGTGACGCTGATCCGCGACGCGATCGGCCCGGTCGCCGCATTCAAGACCGCAATAATCGTCGACCGCCTTCCGAAGACCCGCTCCGGCAAGATATTGCGCGGCACGATCCAGAAGATCGCCGACGGCGTGCCGTGGAAAATGCCAGCGACGATCGACGATCCCACTATTCTCGAGGAGATAGCCGAAGCGCTACGCAAGCGTGGGTTCGGTTCCCTACCGATGTAG
- a CDS encoding YggS family pyridoxal phosphate-dependent enzyme translates to MELEERLNDVRSRIAAAEQQGGRSAGSVQLVAVSKTFDADAIGAALRAGQRIFGENRVQESQLKWPDLKSERPGIELHLIGPLQSNKAAEAVALFDVIETIDREKIARVLADEMRRQTKDPRLYVQVNTGLEPQKAGIAPNDVAVFVAFCRDELGLAIEGLMCIPPAEENPGPHFALLAKLAKVCGVEKLSMGMSGDYETAIAFGATSVRVGSAIFGAR, encoded by the coding sequence ATGGAACTTGAAGAGCGATTGAACGATGTGCGCTCGCGTATCGCTGCAGCCGAGCAGCAGGGCGGGCGATCGGCGGGTTCGGTTCAGCTTGTCGCCGTCTCAAAGACATTCGACGCAGACGCAATCGGTGCAGCGCTTCGGGCCGGCCAACGGATCTTTGGCGAAAACAGGGTTCAGGAAAGCCAGCTAAAATGGCCCGATCTGAAATCCGAAAGGCCTGGCATCGAACTTCATCTCATCGGCCCACTGCAGTCAAACAAGGCGGCAGAGGCAGTCGCGCTATTTGATGTCATTGAAACCATCGATCGAGAGAAGATCGCCCGTGTGCTGGCGGACGAGATGAGGCGTCAAACGAAGGATCCTCGCCTCTATGTCCAGGTCAATACGGGGCTTGAGCCGCAGAAGGCCGGCATCGCGCCGAATGACGTCGCGGTGTTTGTCGCTTTCTGTCGCGACGAACTCGGCCTCGCCATCGAGGGATTGATGTGCATCCCGCCGGCAGAGGAAAATCCCGGCCCACATTTCGCGTTGCTTGCCAAGCTCGCAAAGGTTTGCGGCGTCGAGAAACTGTCGATGGGAATGTCCGGGGATTATGAAACGGCCATCGCTTTCGGGGCAACCAGCGTTCGCGTAGGCTCTGCGATCTTCGGCGCCCGCTGA
- the holA gene encoding DNA polymerase III subunit delta produces the protein MAEIKSHEFEGFLERSARNYRLFVVYGPDRGLVSERASLLAAKTGVSLDDPFSLIKLDIADLQRDQGRLLDEAGAIGLFGGDKLIWIRGASNEKYLVDSLQALSASMPEATFIVIEAGDLKKGSLLRKGAETARNIVAIPCYADDTRALNSLIDNELSSAGLGITPAARQALLELIGGDRIASRNELRKLALYCRGKSTIEEHHVTDIIGDASAISVDDAVDAILSGNPGSFLHAMHKIISSKTAVFLVIQACLKQFQLLEAMKTEMEEKRLPAAQVMQTLGRHLHFRRKPIIEQALRTWSAEAAAREANRLQAAILQTRRRASLEDSIALQTLLSTTLQSARR, from the coding sequence GTGGCAGAAATCAAATCGCACGAATTTGAAGGCTTCCTCGAACGATCCGCCCGCAACTACCGACTATTCGTCGTCTACGGACCGGATCGCGGCCTTGTTTCCGAGCGCGCGTCCTTGCTTGCCGCCAAGACAGGCGTTTCGCTTGACGATCCCTTTTCCCTGATAAAGCTCGACATTGCAGATTTGCAGCGGGATCAAGGGCGTCTTTTGGACGAGGCCGGCGCGATCGGCCTTTTTGGTGGGGACAAGCTTATCTGGATCCGGGGCGCGTCCAACGAAAAATATCTCGTCGATTCCCTGCAGGCTCTTTCAGCGAGCATGCCGGAGGCCACCTTCATTGTCATCGAAGCTGGAGACCTCAAGAAGGGTTCGCTGCTACGCAAGGGAGCCGAAACAGCGCGCAACATCGTGGCAATACCCTGCTATGCGGACGATACCCGCGCACTCAACAGCCTGATAGATAACGAACTCTCCAGCGCTGGCCTTGGCATTACACCCGCGGCGCGCCAAGCCTTACTGGAACTTATCGGTGGGGATCGTATTGCCTCTCGCAACGAGTTGCGGAAGCTCGCGCTCTATTGCCGCGGTAAATCGACGATCGAAGAGCACCATGTTACGGACATTATAGGCGACGCCAGCGCGATCTCGGTCGACGACGCCGTCGATGCCATACTAAGCGGCAATCCCGGCAGCTTCTTGCACGCGATGCACAAGATCATATCGTCGAAGACTGCTGTGTTTCTCGTCATTCAGGCCTGCCTGAAGCAATTTCAGCTCCTTGAGGCCATGAAGACGGAGATGGAAGAAAAACGGTTGCCGGCCGCACAGGTCATGCAGACACTGGGTCGTCATCTGCATTTTCGACGAAAGCCGATCATTGAGCAAGCGCTACGCACCTGGTCCGCCGAAGCTGCGGCACGAGAGGCAAATCGTCTGCAGGCCGCAATCCTACAGACCCGCAGGCGCGCATCCCTGGAAGATAGCATCGCACTCCAAACACTGCTTTCAACGACGCTGCAATCGGCGCGTCGATAG
- the rsmG gene encoding 16S rRNA (guanine(527)-N(7))-methyltransferase RsmG, producing the protein MHLNGRRVSRETQERLEHFVALFQKWARAVNLTAPSTLDDAWNRHIADSAQIFQLQPAPFIWVDLGSGGGFPGVVTAILLAELGDGWVHLVESNHKKAAFLRTALRETGGRGSIHAVRIEDAPSIVENCDFVSARALADLGKLLAYVEPWALRNADLRAYFHKGRDYRAEIEKAHGGWGFDLLEHKSAVGQDSVVLEIFNLQRVA; encoded by the coding sequence ATGCATCTGAACGGCCGGCGTGTTTCACGTGAAACACAGGAGCGCCTCGAACACTTCGTGGCCCTCTTTCAAAAATGGGCAAGGGCCGTCAACCTGACCGCACCCTCGACGCTAGATGACGCCTGGAACCGGCACATCGCGGACTCTGCCCAGATCTTCCAGCTCCAACCAGCGCCTTTCATCTGGGTCGATCTGGGCAGTGGCGGCGGCTTTCCGGGTGTCGTGACAGCCATTCTGTTGGCGGAGCTCGGCGATGGATGGGTCCATCTAGTCGAGAGTAATCACAAGAAAGCGGCCTTCCTGCGAACAGCTCTTCGTGAGACCGGTGGCAGGGGTTCTATCCACGCCGTTCGAATTGAGGATGCCCCGTCGATCGTCGAAAATTGCGATTTCGTTTCGGCACGGGCACTTGCCGACCTCGGAAAGCTCTTGGCGTATGTTGAGCCGTGGGCACTACGGAATGCAGATCTTCGCGCTTACTTTCATAAAGGCCGGGATTATCGCGCCGAGATTGAGAAAGCGCATGGTGGCTGGGGATTCGATCTGTTAGAACATAAGAGCGCTGTTGGGCAGGATTCCGTTGTCTTGGAAATCTTCAATCTCCAGCGCGTGGCTTAA
- a CDS encoding ParB/RepB/Spo0J family partition protein, with protein MNDDVSKRRLGRGLAALIGEMDQPMPVDTARPGVSADRMVPIEFVSRNPRNPRRFFDDGELHELASSIRQHGIVQPVVVRTMASSQFEIIAGERRWRAAQLAGLIEIPVIVRDVDDKTALEIAIVENVQRSDLNPLEEALGYEQLMAEYGYTQNDLGEIIGKSRSHVANSLRLLKLPEPVRDLLAAGSLSAGHARALVPTSDPIALARTIVSKGMSVRDAERLAQNDIKAQSEPKTLAHQKDQKDSDTLALERTLSDALGLDVAINHKASGGQIKISYKSLEQLEEICRLLERR; from the coding sequence ATGAACGATGACGTCTCGAAGAGAAGACTTGGTCGCGGCTTGGCTGCATTGATTGGCGAGATGGATCAGCCGATGCCGGTTGATACTGCGAGACCGGGCGTCAGTGCCGATCGGATGGTGCCGATCGAGTTCGTCAGCCGCAACCCACGCAATCCTCGGCGGTTCTTCGATGACGGCGAATTGCATGAACTGGCGAGTTCCATCCGGCAGCACGGTATCGTGCAGCCCGTTGTGGTTCGCACAATGGCGAGCAGCCAGTTCGAGATCATTGCCGGCGAAAGGCGGTGGCGGGCAGCGCAGCTCGCCGGCCTCATTGAGATCCCTGTCATCGTGCGCGACGTCGATGACAAGACGGCTCTCGAGATCGCGATTGTTGAAAACGTTCAGCGCTCGGATCTTAACCCGCTTGAAGAGGCGCTGGGCTACGAGCAGCTCATGGCGGAGTATGGCTACACACAGAACGATCTCGGCGAAATTATCGGTAAAAGCCGGAGTCATGTGGCGAATTCGCTCCGTCTTCTGAAGTTGCCGGAGCCTGTTCGAGACCTCTTGGCGGCTGGCAGCCTCTCGGCTGGCCATGCCCGCGCCTTGGTGCCGACGTCTGACCCGATCGCCCTCGCTCGCACCATTGTATCAAAGGGCATGTCTGTGCGTGACGCTGAGCGTTTGGCCCAGAACGACATCAAGGCTCAGTCCGAGCCGAAGACGCTGGCGCATCAAAAGGATCAGAAGGATTCAGATACGCTCGCCTTGGAACGTACGCTGTCGGATGCACTCGGCCTGGACGTGGCGATTAACCACAAAGCAAGCGGCGGCCAGATAAAAATTTCCTATAAGTCATTGGAACAACTGGAAGAAATCTGCCGACTGCTCGAGCGCCGCTGA
- a CDS encoding ParA family protein, which produces MAGERNRIITIANQKGGVGKTTTAINLATALAAIGERVLIVDLDPQGNASTGLGIDRKHRRLSSYDLLLGDYGIDEVSQETAVPNLYIVPSTMDLLGIEMEIATQNDRVFKLKKALAREEAFRFSYILVDCPPSFNLLTMNAMAAAHSVLVPLQCEFFALEGLSQLLETVDQVRRTVNPRLDIQGIVLTMFDSRNNLAQQVVNDVRTHLGEKVYHTLIPRNVRVSEAPSYGKPAILYDLKCAGSQAYLQLASEVIQRERQRLAA; this is translated from the coding sequence ATGGCTGGCGAACGAAATCGTATAATCACCATTGCAAATCAGAAGGGCGGCGTCGGGAAGACCACGACTGCCATCAACCTCGCCACGGCCCTCGCTGCGATCGGCGAACGGGTCTTGATCGTTGACCTTGATCCGCAAGGCAATGCAAGCACGGGGTTGGGGATTGATCGTAAACATCGCCGGCTATCTTCCTATGATCTTTTGCTGGGTGATTACGGCATCGACGAGGTGTCGCAAGAAACGGCCGTTCCAAACCTTTACATTGTGCCGTCGACAATGGACCTGCTGGGGATCGAGATGGAGATTGCGACCCAGAACGATCGCGTCTTCAAGCTGAAGAAGGCGCTCGCTAGGGAAGAGGCTTTCCGCTTCTCTTATATCCTCGTTGACTGCCCGCCTTCCTTTAATCTCCTCACCATGAACGCTATGGCCGCGGCACATTCCGTGCTTGTGCCATTGCAGTGCGAGTTTTTTGCGTTGGAGGGTCTGAGCCAGCTTCTAGAGACCGTCGATCAAGTTAGGCGCACCGTCAACCCTCGCCTCGATATCCAAGGCATCGTGCTGACGATGTTCGATTCCCGCAACAATCTGGCGCAGCAGGTTGTCAACGATGTTCGCACGCATCTCGGGGAGAAGGTCTACCACACGTTGATTCCACGAAACGTTCGCGTATCAGAGGCGCCATCCTATGGCAAGCCGGCAATCCTGTATGATTTGAAGTGTGCGGGGAGCCAGGCATATCTGCAGTTGGCGTCGGAAGTTATCCAGCGCGAGCGCCAACGTCTCGCGGCTTGA
- the lptE gene encoding LPS assembly lipoprotein LptE, with translation MSFDIAFKLVRGAGIAAILASTAFFASCQVRPLYSESSGVAGKLASVGFSEATSRVGQEVRNRLIFIASRGAGEPANPEYEVEFSARSNLISTLLVPSSDESLAGRATVSVDYTLKSTKDGHVIKAGNRYATALLDFPAQEFAKQRAIRDAENRAARQAAEFVGADIAAALGR, from the coding sequence TTGTCGTTTGATATCGCTTTTAAGCTGGTGCGCGGCGCTGGCATTGCCGCAATCCTTGCATCCACGGCTTTTTTCGCATCCTGCCAGGTTCGCCCTCTCTATTCCGAAAGCTCGGGCGTCGCGGGTAAACTCGCTTCCGTGGGCTTCTCGGAGGCGACTTCTCGGGTTGGGCAGGAGGTCCGCAATCGGCTGATCTTCATCGCTTCGCGCGGCGCTGGCGAGCCCGCGAACCCGGAGTACGAGGTCGAGTTTAGCGCTCGCTCGAATCTCATCAGCACTCTTCTTGTGCCGTCGTCTGACGAATCACTGGCCGGCCGCGCGACCGTCAGCGTTGACTACACTCTGAAGTCGACGAAGGATGGCCATGTCATCAAAGCCGGCAATCGCTACGCCACAGCCCTGCTTGACTTCCCGGCCCAGGAGTTTGCCAAGCAGCGTGCGATCCGGGACGCAGAAAACCGCGCCGCGCGGCAGGCTGCCGAGTTCGTCGGTGCCGATATTGCGGCTGCGCTCGGCCGCTAA
- the leuS gene encoding leucine--tRNA ligase, which produces MATERYNPRDAEPRWQQKWNEAKVFETDNSDPRDKYYVLEMFPYPSGRIHMGHVRNYAMGDVVARYKRARGYNVLHPMGWDAFGMPAENAAMERGVHPASWTYQNIASMKSQLKAMGLSLDWSREFATCDVTYYQHQQHLFLDFLEKGLVYRKQSKVNWDPVDNTVLANEQVIDGRGWRSGALVEQRELTQWFFKITDFSQDLLEALDTLDQWPEKVRLMQKNWIGRSEGMMLRWEIVEEAAPAGETEITVYTTRPDTLFGASFLAIAADHPLAKDAAANNPTIDAFCEECRRAGTSLAALETAEKKGIDTGIRVKHPLDPSWELPVYIANFVLMDYGTGAIFGCPSGDQRDLDFARKYGLPVVPVVMPADGDAATFSVGDVAYDGDGVMINSRFLDGKTTSEAFELVADLLSSMPLGNAPQGERQVNFRLRDWGISRQRYWGCPIPVIHCDDCGVVPVPKKDLPVKLPEDVTFDQPGNPLDRHPTWRHVACPQCGKEARRETDTMDTFVDSSWYFTRFTAPWEDKPTDPSAANRWLPVDQYIGGIEHAILHLLYSRFFTRAMRETGHVDATEPFKGLFTQGMVVHETYSRGSGMSREWVAPADIRIEELDGKRRAYLLSDDEEVAIGSIEKMSKSKKNVVDPDDIIASYGADTARFFVLSDSPPERDVIWSEAGVEGAHRFTQRLWRLIAEAADTLKDVTPMPAKNGEAQAISQVAHKTLKAVQNDYDRLWFNKAVARIYELVNALASPLTTVAAGEGDLAYRAAVRDAAEILIQMVAPMTPHLAEECWTALGNSALLARTDWPHYDEALVVENDVVLPVQINGKKRAELTISRDADQNAVTQAVLALDDVRKLLNGQTPKKIIVVPQRIVNIVV; this is translated from the coding sequence ATGGCTACCGAACGTTATAACCCGCGCGATGCTGAACCTCGCTGGCAGCAGAAATGGAACGAGGCGAAGGTCTTCGAGACCGATAACAGCGATCCGCGCGACAAGTATTACGTCCTCGAAATGTTTCCGTATCCATCCGGTCGCATCCACATGGGCCATGTGCGAAACTACGCGATGGGTGACGTCGTCGCCCGCTACAAGCGCGCCCGTGGCTATAACGTGCTGCATCCCATGGGGTGGGACGCCTTTGGCATGCCGGCCGAGAATGCAGCAATGGAGCGCGGTGTACATCCGGCTTCCTGGACCTACCAGAATATCGCGTCGATGAAGTCCCAGTTGAAGGCGATGGGCCTCTCACTGGATTGGAGCCGCGAGTTCGCGACCTGCGATGTCACCTACTACCAGCACCAACAGCATCTTTTCCTGGATTTCCTCGAGAAGGGGCTCGTCTACCGCAAGCAGTCGAAGGTGAACTGGGATCCGGTCGACAATACGGTGCTGGCCAACGAACAGGTTATCGACGGACGTGGCTGGCGTTCGGGCGCACTCGTCGAGCAACGCGAATTGACGCAGTGGTTCTTCAAGATCACCGACTTCAGCCAGGACTTGCTCGAGGCGTTGGACACCCTTGACCAGTGGCCTGAGAAGGTCCGACTGATGCAGAAGAACTGGATCGGCCGCTCCGAAGGCATGATGCTGCGCTGGGAGATTGTTGAAGAGGCAGCTCCGGCCGGGGAAACCGAAATTACGGTCTATACGACGCGCCCGGACACGCTGTTTGGCGCCTCGTTCCTGGCGATCGCAGCCGACCATCCGCTGGCGAAGGATGCCGCGGCCAACAATCCGACCATCGATGCTTTCTGCGAAGAATGCCGTCGTGCCGGCACGTCGCTCGCGGCGCTGGAAACCGCGGAGAAGAAAGGCATCGACACCGGCATACGGGTAAAGCATCCGCTTGATCCTTCGTGGGAACTGCCTGTCTACATCGCGAACTTCGTCCTTATGGACTACGGGACTGGCGCGATTTTTGGCTGCCCGTCAGGCGATCAGCGCGACCTCGATTTCGCACGCAAGTACGGTCTGCCCGTCGTTCCGGTTGTCATGCCGGCAGATGGCGACGCTGCGACGTTCAGCGTTGGCGATGTTGCCTATGACGGCGACGGCGTGATGATCAACTCGCGCTTCCTCGACGGCAAGACCACCAGCGAGGCATTCGAGCTTGTCGCGGACCTGCTGTCATCGATGCCGCTTGGCAATGCTCCCCAGGGCGAGCGCCAGGTTAACTTCCGCTTGCGTGATTGGGGCATCTCGCGCCAGCGCTACTGGGGCTGCCCGATACCGGTGATCCACTGCGATGACTGCGGCGTCGTTCCAGTCCCGAAGAAGGACCTGCCGGTGAAGCTGCCGGAGGACGTAACCTTCGATCAGCCCGGCAATCCGCTCGATCGTCATCCGACATGGCGGCATGTTGCCTGTCCGCAATGCGGCAAGGAGGCACGACGTGAAACCGATACGATGGACACTTTTGTCGATTCGAGCTGGTACTTCACGCGCTTTACGGCGCCGTGGGAGGATAAGCCGACCGATCCGAGCGCTGCCAATCGGTGGCTGCCGGTCGATCAGTACATCGGCGGCATTGAGCACGCGATCCTGCATCTGCTCTATTCCCGCTTTTTCACCCGGGCGATGCGCGAAACAGGCCATGTCGACGCGACGGAGCCCTTCAAAGGTCTCTTCACGCAGGGGATGGTTGTTCACGAGACGTACAGCCGCGGCTCTGGAATGAGCCGGGAATGGGTCGCGCCGGCAGACATTCGGATCGAGGAACTGGATGGAAAACGCCGCGCCTATCTCCTGTCCGATGACGAAGAAGTCGCCATCGGATCGATCGAGAAGATGTCGAAGTCGAAGAAGAATGTCGTCGATCCGGACGATATCATCGCATCTTACGGCGCAGACACTGCCCGCTTCTTCGTGCTTTCGGATTCACCGCCGGAACGTGACGTCATCTGGTCGGAAGCGGGAGTCGAGGGCGCGCACCGGTTTACGCAGCGGCTGTGGCGCTTGATTGCCGAGGCGGCGGATACCCTCAAGGATGTCACGCCGATGCCGGCTAAGAACGGCGAGGCTCAGGCTATTTCGCAGGTTGCGCACAAGACGCTGAAAGCCGTCCAGAATGACTATGACCGCCTATGGTTCAACAAGGCTGTCGCGCGGATTTATGAACTCGTCAATGCACTCGCCTCGCCGCTGACCACGGTTGCCGCGGGCGAGGGCGATCTGGCGTATCGCGCTGCCGTGCGTGACGCTGCAGAAATCCTTATCCAAATGGTCGCGCCGATGACGCCGCATTTGGCGGAGGAGTGCTGGACAGCGCTGGGCAACAGCGCATTGCTGGCGCGGACGGACTGGCCGCACTATGACGAGGCCCTAGTGGTTGAAAACGATGTGGTTTTGCCGGTTCAGATCAACGGCAAGAAGCGCGCCGAATTGACAATTTCCCGCGACGCAGATCAGAATGCTGTTACCCAGGCTGTACTCGCATTGGATGACGTCAGGAAGCTTCTGAACGGTCAGACGCCGAAGAAGATCATCGTGGTTCCGCAAAGGATTGTGAACATTGTCGTTTGA